The proteins below are encoded in one region of Parambassis ranga unplaced genomic scaffold, fParRan2.1 scaffold_21_arrow_ctg1, whole genome shotgun sequence:
- the LOC114429913 gene encoding uncharacterized protein LOC114429913, whose translation MSRTEADQHIKMFMVFLILVRVSQHALAAVVEEYEGAESVLLPCQEVAPEVNPMVMWTRNDLDPKFVHRRDENGDITGQNPRYHGRTSMKPDALDSETLSLTLKEPQQSDSGVYTCSISDGRQEWKVTDVYLQVKVHQVQVKSMEGVESVVLPYKTKAGLPEDTTVEWTRSDLNFMTVLFFTNNSEHTKKPDGLYRGRTTMNKDLLKTGDLSLTLKYPTNRDSGTYTCVVHMAGDILREKIQLTHVRESLPTWAKVLIILLVVVLGVSGGLLFYFRHYFKSDYYMEVDSHVDSVLLPCKTIVCLPKKSKVEWMDSKNQTVHVHENGSDRPEQQDALYTQRAKMNKDPMKPGDFSLTLRHPTDEDNNIYTCTAYSSGGRILMKKRVTLNVKGTPAAECGRKLKSNLRKKPK comes from the exons atgtcccgGACTGAAGCAGATCAACACATAAAGATGTTTATGGTGTTTCTGATCCTTGTACGAG tttcccagcatgccctggctgctgtggtggaggagtatGAGGGGGCAGAGTCTGTTCTGCTGCCCTGCCAAGAAGTTGCCCCTGAAGTCAACCCAATGGTGATGTGGACTCGGAATGATCTTGATCCCAAATTTGTGCACAGGCGAGATGAAAATGGTGATATAACAGGACAAAACCCCCGTTACCATGGACGCACATCCATGAAGCCGGACGCTTTAGACTCTGAAACCCTAAGTCTCACTTTGAAAGAACCCCAACAATCAGACAGTGGTGTCTACACCTGCAGCATCAGTGATGGAAGACAAGAATGGAAAGTGACAGATGTAtacctgcaggtcaaag TCCACCAGGTTCAGGTGAAGTCGATGGAGGGGGTGGAATCTGTTGTCCTGCcctacaaaacaaaagctggtCTGCCTGAAGACACCACAGTTGAGTGGACTCGCTCTGATCTGAACTTCATGACggtgcttttttttacaaacaatagTGAGCACACTAAAAAACCGGATGGTCTTTACCGTGGACGCACAACCATGAACAAAGACCTGCTGAAGAccggagacctcagtctgaccctgaaataccccacaaacagagacagtggaACCTACACCTGCGTTGTCCACATGGCCGGAGACATCCTGAGAGAGAAAATACAGCTGACTCACGTCAGAG AAAGTTTGCCAACCTGGGCCAAAGTCCTCATCATTCTCCTGGTCGTGGTTCTTGGTGTTTCTGGTggcctcttgttttattttcgaCATTATTTCAAGTCAG ATTACTACATGGAAGTGGATTCACATGTCGACTCTGTCCTGCTGCCCTGCAAAACCATAGTCTGCCTGCCTAAAAAAAGTAAAGTGGAGTGGATGGACAGTAAAAACCAGACGGTTCACGTGCATGAGAACGGCTCTGATCGACCTGAACAACAGGATGCATTGTacacacaaagagcaaagaTGAATAAAGACCCAATGAAACCTGGAGacttcagtctgaccctgagacacccCACAGATGAAGACAACAACATCTACACCTGCACCGCCTACAGCAGTGGGGGACGCATCCTGATGAAGAAAAGAGTGACGCTTaatgtcaaag gaactcctgctgcagagtgtggacgtaaactcaagtctaacctgaggaagaa accaaagtga